The DNA region CACGTCACCATACCGCTCTCCCGCTACGGTCTGATTGGCTCGTGGCTGCTGATGTTCCTGATCTTTGAACGCGAATACTCAACGGGTGTGTACCTGCTTTCACCCGGCACGGAGACCATCGGCTCGATGCTGGTTTCCCTCTGGGCAGCGGGTGCCATCGATATCGTGGCGGCGCTCTCTTTCATTAATATCCTGCTGGTCGTGGTAGGTCTGGGCATTGCCCTTCGTTTCGGAGTGAAAATACATGATTGAATTAGCGGTTGACGATCTGCACTTAACCTACGGCGACAATCCTGTTTTAAAAGGTGTCTCCATGAACCTGAAGCGCGGCGAAGTGGTCTCCCTGTTAGGCCCTTCCGGCAGCGGCAAAACCACCCTGCTGCGCGCCGTCGCGGGTCTGGAAAAACCGACGCAGGGGTCGATAGTCATTGGCAACAATAAAGTTTACGACGGCACGCCGCGCAGCGAGGTCCCGGCGGAAGAGCGTAACCTGGGTCTGGTGTTCCAGTCCTACGCCCTGTGGCCGCACAAAACCGTGTTCGAGAACGTGGCCTATCCGCTCAAGCTGCGCAAAGTGTCGGCGAAAGAGATCCAGCAGCGCGTGCAGGACGTGCTGAACCAGCTTGGCCTGGGCCATCTTGGTAAACGTCACCCGCACCAGCTCTCCGGTGGGCAGCAGCAGCGCGTGGCGATTGGCCGGGCGCTGGTGTACAACCCGCCGGTGATTTTGCTGGACGAGCCGCTTTCCAACCTCGACGCCAAGCTGCGCGAAGAGGCCCGCGTGTTCCTGCGCGAGCTGATTATCAAGCTCGGGCTATCCGCGCTGATGGTGACGCACGACCAGAACGAAGCGATGTCCATTTCCGACCGTATCCTGCTGCTTAACAACGGCAAAATTGAGCAACAGGGTACGCCGCAGGAGATGTACGGCTCGCCGAAAACGCTGTTTACCGCCGAGTTTATGGGCAGCAACAACCGCCTGCACGGCAAGGTCACCGAAGTGCGCGACGGCAGAGCGCGTATCGAAGGAAAAGGCTGGGTGCTGTGGGGCCAGGCCGGTGAAGGGGTGAAGAGCGGTGATGACGCCACGGCGGTGATCCGCGTCGAGCGCGTGGCGGTGGTCGAGGGGCCGGGTGAAAATCAGCTTGAGCTGCCGCTGCTCACCAGCATGTACCTCGGCGACCGCTGGGAGTACCTGTTCCGCACGGTGGGGGATGATTTTGTCATCCGCGCGTATGGGCATGAGGTGCGGGATCCGCAGCACTGCCATCTTTCGCTGCCGGAGAAGCATGTTTGGGTGTTCCCGAAAGGGTGAGTGTGTGAGGAAAAGGCTGCGGGATGCGGCTTTTTTGCTTTGAAAGGGTGAGAGCATGTAATCTCACACTCAAATATTTAATTAATGTTACTTTTCCGATGTCAACAACGTCTGCCCGGCTTACAGACATTGCGGGATGCCCTGGGCTGTCGAAATTGGTGGCAGTGGCACTGACGGCGCCTAAGGCTGCCTCAGTTGCAGGACTCAGGGAAGCGGCCCCGAGCATGCCGGCGACAATGCCAAGGAACGAGGCCCTGGTCAGCCAACTACGGGCAAAGTTGAGGGAAAGCAGGTAGGACCGGGCAGGATTAACCGGGTCTTTACCTTCGGGCAGCATCGGCATGAAATTCTCATTGGGCAGAATGACAGTCGGCGACAGGTTAAGCGCAGGATCATTATCGGGTATCAGGACATTCAGGGCCCGTCCGGGGCGGAAGTCCTCCGGCGCGCTGCGTGAAAAATCGAGGTGAATGATTCCGAAAAGCGTACCGCAGAGAGTCTACTTTTCAAAGGTACATTTTAATAAGTAGAATCAATAAGGATCTGGCTAAAAGCCAGATCCTTATTTCAGATAACTGCTAGAGAATGTCCCGCAATCCCTCTAAAACTAAATCCTATATGGCAAGATATTCTTGCTCCAGGAATTATTTTTGGCCAGTCAGAACTATTAACTAAAGCAGTATAGTGGACATAAATGTTTTCTGAAAATTCAATGCAGTTTATGAAACAGAATGAACCATGTACACTACTTACAGTACCATGATAAATAATTTTGTTTCCCTCAGGCGTCTTCATATCGCCCCTAACCTTATTTAAAGCAGAAGGTGGATATGGAATTTTAGCCAGCTCAGCGAACTCTTTTTTGGATTTTGCAATATCACCGTAAAGATATTCATGCCTTGCGTAAGTATAGCGTGCTTCGTAATGTGTATCACCAGTAGAAAAACTACGTTTGAGATGAGTTAGTATCTCATCTCTATTTGCAAATTCATCCATTAAAATCAATAGCTTAGCTATTTCATAATGTAATGTTTTATTTATCGGATGATTGGATAGTATTGAACGAAGAAGGGATATAGCTTCTGCTCTTCTATTTGTTGAGAAATATGATCGCGCCAGTCGAACAGCTGTATAAATGCTATCCATGCGTTTTCGACAAGCGACTGAATGACACTAATCCGGTTCAGTTCTTTATCTGACATGGTCACTAGCATCCAGATGTCTCCATGACACAAAGGCTTGATCCTTTATGCCAGAAAAAGTGACATCACTAAATGGGTTAAAAGTGACATTAGAATATGGGAGCTACAATTTAGGTGCGCATAACAATGAATATGTTAAATAGCCGTACAATTTGCGAATAGATGCACTCCAAAACATCAAGTTATCTCCCTTGCGTCAGCCCAAAGCAGCATTGTGTAACTGCACTGCTTGTTGCAGTGAGGCGTGTCGCTGAAGGCATCACGTAGCGATATTTGGCGAAGAAAAGCGCTTTTCACCGAGGGCCTGGGCTGACGGTCTAGCAGATCACCAACAGAGCCGGGGATATTTTGAACAGGAGAATGTAAACTGGAAGGATAAAGCAACGGGACACCCACGGGGGCGGGTTGTGAAAGTATTTCCTGTTGTCTTCGACCTTATTGCACGTAAAATGACCAGACACATTTTGGGAGGGAGTCTTTAATGGATATTGCGCTGCTCAACAGGGGCTGGAACAGAACATGGTCAGATACCATGGTAAATCTGGAAGCCCGGAAACTCGTCGAAACTGCAAATCGGCTATCAGCATTCTATTTGCAAGATGGGATAACACGTATCAAGTTTGTCGAAGAGATAAGGCAGGTCGTAGAGAAAGAATTTGAAACTGCACGACGGGCCAAAACCGATGAAGAATGCATTGCATGCATCAAAAATCTGCGTGCCGAAACAGATAATCTGCAAGAACAAGAACGCTTGTTAAGAACCAGAGCCGCCCAACTTTATGCAAAGGTCGAGTTTGTCAGGGAAAACAATAAAATCGTCGGATACGTGATTTCGGCAATCCATATAGTGGTATCTGGAGCAGCATTATTTGGTGGGATGGTTATGATGTCCACTATGACCCCTGTTGGAGTTCTTGCAGGAGCAGTTTTATTTGTTGATGGTATTAACGGTATAACAAAGGAAGCAAGCCATCTTCGCTATGGTGAACAATCCAAATCGGAAGGAATTTTTGCTGATGGCGCAATGGAGACCGCACAGTTTATGGGGTTTAGCCCAAAAAGTGGATTAGCTCTTTATAATACGGTGACTCTGGGGGCGAGTGTCTATAGTATCTTCGGCTTAGCAAGGAAACCCGGAGCTTGGCGATTATTCCGTTGGCTGCCGCGTGATTACTACCGAAAAGTTGACACAATGAGCAAGCCTAAGCTAACGATGAAAATCGCTGGATATGGTGTCAAAGCGAAAGTCATTTTTGATCTTCTGGCTACTGATAACAGTACTAATTAAGATTTGTTCGCTCTACAGAATCGCCAAGATTTATAAGCAAGTACAGGCGGTTGTATAAAAATTGCAACCGCTGCGCCACAAGAAAGGCCAATAGCGCCAGAGAAAACACTCTGCTCAGATGCGAACATCACAAGAAAAATGAATACAGCAAGGCAACCGGATACAACCCACACGGCAAGAATAAATCGCCTGGCCAGGTCCCTGATTGCATTCCCCAACGTTCCACCATAGCTTTCAACGTTGTTCTTTATCTTCTTCAAATCCGATGGTGTAAAGCCAGAACTCAACAAAGCCTCATCAGTAACATCCATATTGTCCTCTCCGCATTTCTTAACTGGCAATAGCACACATAATCATATGTGATGAACTATACAGTAATCCACATGATGTTTGTGCAATGTATCAGATTTCAGACAATAGAAGCCATAAAGCCCCGTTAGTGGTACAAGCAACAAGCGGAACATAGCGACTGCATCAGGCCAACCTGGTTGGTTTCGCTTTGCGAAAGTCACCAGTGACCAAATCAGATTGTCAGAGGGATCACATCTTATCAGGGTGCTCGTGTACCTTTCGGAGCGTGAGCGAAGCGCTGGAAGGGCCTGCATATCGTGTGCAGGTACGTTTACCACTATACACCTGTTTACGCAGCCACAAGGCCGCACATCGGGCTTAAATGCGTATGATCAATCTGTTCAGGAGTTATGCCAGGTATGCAGCTTTTTGTTCGTTGTTTTTGCTGTCGCGGTAAGAACCTGAACCACCGCCAGCGTGATGATATGCTCCCTTGTACCACAGACCAATCACGCGACAGGTGCGGGCGTAGAACAATGGGTAGTTTAAGTTGTACCTGCTAAAGCGGGGCAACGTAACTAGCTGCTAAATCATAACTTATTGATTGATCAGGAGATTGGAGCGGGCGAAGGGAATCGAACAAAGAAGCCCAAGAGCCTTGAAAGATCTCAACATTGGTAGTTGATAGCGGAGATTTTAGAGGATCTTTCTCATGTCTATCAAGGGCCAATCTTATCTTTATCCAACTTCGGAAGGGGTCTGGATGTTTCAGATCTTCATTCCGGTGTACATGCGGCACATTTTCGGCGGGAAACGCCTGTACCGGAAATCGACGGGAACCAAAGACCTTAACGCCGCTAAACACTTCCGCAATCACATGCTGATCGAGTGGAAGACACTCAAGGAACAGTATTCCCCAAACACGGAGGAACGGCGCATACAAAACGCCATAGCCGGATTGCATAAGCAAACCACGCTACGCGCCCCACTCCAGACAGTGCCAACGTTAACCGCTATCCGCGATCAATACGCTGACAAGTACCGTGAAAAGCGCTCATTCTCCACTCTCGCTAAATCAGCTCGTGCCGTAGAGGTGTTTCTTACTTCGCTTGACCGTGCAGACATTCAGATCACAGAGATCAGACGCTCACAAGTGGCAATGTTCATCAACCAGCAGGACAAGAAAGCCCCTCAAACCGTTCAGAATTGGCTAACATGCCTGGGAAGTCTGTACGAGTATGCGCGGAGGAGTTACGACGACATAACACCAGATAACCCATTTCACGGTCACAACCTCGAAGCACGAGCCAGCATTGTTAGCTATGAACCATTTGAGCCTGACCAGATGCAAAAGCTACTTAATGCAGCAGAGCCGGAGATCAGGAACATCATCATTATGGGCCTGTATTCAGGATGCCGCCTTGATGAACTGGCAAGCCTAAAGAAATCAGAGATCCAGACGGTGGAAGGTGTACGGTGTTTCTACATCTCGAAGTCAAAGACGAAAGCGGGGATCAGGCATGTGCCTATTCACTCCCGACTTTCTGCGATTGTCGATGAATACCTGAGACACGGTTACGGCGAATACCTATTCCCACACGCTAACAAGATAAACAGGAAGGATGGTAAGAAAGGGCCGTACTACTCCCAAAACTTCACAAGGCTGCGTGACAAGGTTTTGCCTACCGCTACAGACCGTCAATGTTTCCACAGCTTGCGCGGGATGTTCATCACCTGCTTAGACCGTGCTGGAGTGCAGGAAACCAGAATCGGCAGTATCACCGGACACACTGAACAGAAAGCGAAAACCGAAGCATTCAGGACTTACAGCAAAGGCGCAGGGATGAAAGAACTAGCGGAGTATGTGGGATTAGTCGCTTACAGCTTTCAGTAATTAAAGGGGGAGTCTCTCCCCCAATGAATCATTTATTCCATTCGTTTTGTATTTGATTCTCAACTGCTGGCAAAAGATTATACCAACTGGCAGAGTTATTTGTGGCATCAACGACAATCAACTTATCATCACTATCCATAGCCGCTCTGACTTTTTTTGCAGCATCTTCAACAGAATAATTCGAATTAACATACCAATTGGACTCTGTGACTTTAGCCCAGTTACCCAAGGACTTAATAGCTTCGTGAACAGCAGGATAATCCTTAGTTTTGATGAGGTCATAGGTGACAAACAAATTATTAGCCATTACTTAAACTCCAGAGGTCAATAACTCAGCGCCTCTAAAGACGCTTTGAAATGTTTTTACTTTTTCCCTTTTTTAGAGGGAATTTTGACAGTTTCAGTTACCGTGGTGTGGGGACGGCGCTGTGCCTCTATTGGCTTTACGAACTGACCAGTGATCGCATCACGAACTACTTTTTGTTTAGCCATAAAAACACCTCATCTTAGAAAAAGATTGAATTGCTTACCCTTGTAAGATTAAGGGGTAAACGAAGCGGCGTCAAACCAAAAATACAACATGTATGCACGATCAATAAAAAACAATACAAGATGTGGTTATCCATCACATTCTCCTTGCATCATCCCCCTGTAGAAGATTGACCGCTTAACGCTGACAACGTGAGCGATTGCATGAAGCTGGCTTGTGAGGCTCTCGCCTGGAAATCGACATAATCAGCAAGGCGCGAAGCGTCACTCTGAATTGTTAGCGGTACTTGTGGCGCTACTGTCAGATTAAACACTGGTGCAAGGTTGTACGCTGGCGCGTTACCGTTGGTTAGTGACATTGCAGAACCACGAAGAGAATCACCATTTAGGCTGTATTGATTTGCCGCTGTTCCAGCATTACCACCACCAACGCCTAACCAATCCATGATAGCTGGCCCCACTGAACGGGTATCAAATCCGGTAGAGTTTTGAATCTGATCGGCAACCCAATTTGCTGAATCTCCCACAGCACCATCGTAGAGAGCCTGGGCCGCTGACTTATCTTTATCAGCAAACCAATCAGGGAAACGAGAGCGAAGCCCAGCATTCAGATCAGACACTACGCCGGAAATCTCACCAACAAAGCCCGTCACCTGTTTAGCCAGATCTCCTAATCCCTCTCCAAGCATTCCAGCCGATTCGGTGATCACTTTGGTGTTCTTCACGAGGTCATCACCGCCATCAGCAAAACCTTTCATGAAGCCAGTGAACAGGCTGTTATCAACGCCATTCATCAGATTACCCATTGCAACGGTTAGATCGCCGTAAGCATAGGTTTGTTTGATCTGTTCATCGTTAAGGGTTTGACCACTCTCTACAAGGGTTTTCAACGTCTTGCTAAACTGCGCACCATTATTCATAAAAGCATCGGTGTAATGTGCAAGGTCATCTCCAAAATCCTCGATCAGATGCCCGATAGATGCCTGAGACATTCCACGGCGCTGACCTTCGTTAACAGTGGCTTGAATGAAATCTAACGGGTTATCCTGGTACTGGGCGATCTGCTTCTTGTTCCAGCCGAACAGGTTCATAACGTTGTCTATAGCTCCGTTACCACCTTTCCATTTACCTGATTTCTGATCAAATGCGGAGTTTGTAACCGATTCTCCCAAACGCTCGCGCACGTCTTTGAAATTGTCCGTCACCTTGTCTACAGATGCGCTGTCTATACCATGTTGCTGTCCGTAAGCTACAAGGGCTTTAACAGCATTTGGATTAGTTTTAACCAGTGCTGACTTTCTAACTAGATCAAGGTTTTCATTACCTTTGTCACGAATACGAGACAGGACACCTGCCCCGCCAGCAAATGCAGCAGTTGCCCCGATTAAGCCCACTCCACCGCCGATGATGCCGTTTATACCTCTTTCTTTAATGCCCTTTGCAGCCCCTGCATAGTCTGTTTTCTTAGCATGGCGTATTGCCGCCGCCTGAGCCTGAGTGGAAGCTGTCACCTTAGCTTGTAACGCTGCTTCACGACGCATAAGAGCTATGCGTTCGCGTAGCTCATAGTTCATCTTCTGGCTACTAATCTGACCGTTACGGAAAAGCTCTGTCTGCTCACGCGCAAACTTTGCGAATTGGTATTGCTTAGCAGGATCAATGCCGTATTTCCCGGCTATGCCTTTCATCTGTAGATTAGCACTGCGGAATTTAAGATCGGCTGTTTCATTACGTTTGGCAATCTTCGCCGCTTCCCTGGCTTGCGCTTTCCCTGCCTTTTCTGCCTGGCGTTGCTGTTTTAAATCACTGGGCGTTTTAGGAAGGGTGGATTTTGAATCCGCTATTTGTTCCCGCGCTTTAGCTCTACGTTGCTTTTGAGCCTGAAAACGAATTTTGGGATCTTTAATCTTAGAAAAATGGCGTTGAAGATCATCGGCGGCTTTTTTAGCCTGTGCTATGTCTTCCTTCGAAACTTTGAACTCAACGGTGTTTACTATACGTGAGGCATTTATTTCAAGCATCAGCACCGCCTTTCTGATCTAAAAAATGATGAATCGCTTGCTCTACAGTTTCACCACGAAAAATACGTTGTCTCACGCCGTTATAGTCAACACCTAATAGTCTGCAAATAGCAGCAACATTTAATAAGCCTTCGGCATCAGAGGCCGATAATTGAACATGCAGCCCTCTTGCAGATTTCAAAATTAATTGCATCTATCTTTCCTCATTCTGGAATAGAAAATAA from Enterobacter chengduensis includes:
- a CDS encoding site-specific integrase, coding for MSIKGQSYLYPTSEGVWMFQIFIPVYMRHIFGGKRLYRKSTGTKDLNAAKHFRNHMLIEWKTLKEQYSPNTEERRIQNAIAGLHKQTTLRAPLQTVPTLTAIRDQYADKYREKRSFSTLAKSARAVEVFLTSLDRADIQITEIRRSQVAMFINQQDKKAPQTVQNWLTCLGSLYEYARRSYDDITPDNPFHGHNLEARASIVSYEPFEPDQMQKLLNAAEPEIRNIIIMGLYSGCRLDELASLKKSEIQTVEGVRCFYISKSKTKAGIRHVPIHSRLSAIVDEYLRHGYGEYLFPHANKINRKDGKKGPYYSQNFTRLRDKVLPTATDRQCFHSLRGMFITCLDRAGVQETRIGSITGHTEQKAKTEAFRTYSKGAGMKELAEYVGLVAYSFQ
- a CDS encoding tetratricopeptide repeat protein translates to MDSIYTAVRLARSYFSTNRRAEAISLLRSILSNHPINKTLHYEIAKLLILMDEFANRDEILTHLKRSFSTGDTHYEARYTYARHEYLYGDIAKSKKEFAELAKIPYPPSALNKVRGDMKTPEGNKIIYHGTVSSVHGSFCFINCIEFSENIYVHYTALVNSSDWPKIIPGARISCHIGFSFRGIAGHSLAVI
- a CDS encoding ABC transporter ATP-binding protein, coding for MIELAVDDLHLTYGDNPVLKGVSMNLKRGEVVSLLGPSGSGKTTLLRAVAGLEKPTQGSIVIGNNKVYDGTPRSEVPAEERNLGLVFQSYALWPHKTVFENVAYPLKLRKVSAKEIQQRVQDVLNQLGLGHLGKRHPHQLSGGQQQRVAIGRALVYNPPVILLDEPLSNLDAKLREEARVFLRELIIKLGLSALMVTHDQNEAMSISDRILLLNNGKIEQQGTPQEMYGSPKTLFTAEFMGSNNRLHGKVTEVRDGRARIEGKGWVLWGQAGEGVKSGDDATAVIRVERVAVVEGPGENQLELPLLTSMYLGDRWEYLFRTVGDDFVIRAYGHEVRDPQHCHLSLPEKHVWVFPKG
- a CDS encoding DUF4225 domain-containing protein, producing the protein MDIALLNRGWNRTWSDTMVNLEARKLVETANRLSAFYLQDGITRIKFVEEIRQVVEKEFETARRAKTDEECIACIKNLRAETDNLQEQERLLRTRAAQLYAKVEFVRENNKIVGYVISAIHIVVSGAALFGGMVMMSTMTPVGVLAGAVLFVDGINGITKEASHLRYGEQSKSEGIFADGAMETAQFMGFSPKSGLALYNTVTLGASVYSIFGLARKPGAWRLFRWLPRDYYRKVDTMSKPKLTMKIAGYGVKAKVIFDLLATDNSTN